The sequence below is a genomic window from Selenomonas ruminantium subsp. lactilytica TAM6421.
GTAGTAGATGGCTGGCGTCAGCTGGCTGAAACGGTCAAAGGTGTGGATATTGACTCTGAAACCACGTTGGAGATGAACATGGTACAGAGCGATGTGGTCCGCTCCAAGATGTCCGCCTCCATCAAGGGCGCTCGCGTCGTGGAAGAACATATGGAAGCAGATGGCGCTTATGTGGTGACCATGGAAGTGCCGATGTTCGGTGTTTCCGGTTCCGTTGCTGCCGCTGCTATGCCGAAACCGGAAGTGAAGGAATCCTTCCCGCAGCCGGTGGCGGATGTAGCTCCTGCTGCTCCTGTAACGCACTCTGTCCATGTGGATGTGACGGTCAACACTCAGGCACCTGCACCGGTACAGGGGACGAGCGCTGCTGCTGCTCCCTCCGGCAAGGCTGTCGGTGGTTTCACTGGCCTGATTGTGGACTGCCGTGGATTGGGCCTGAAGCCGGTTATGAGCCCGGTCATCAAGAATGCCAACGGCCAGCCCATCTATGGTTATAAGAACCTGGACTATGATGGGGTTATCGCCAACGGCATGGCTGGTTATACCAGTGATATGAGCCGTGGCGTTTCCCGTGCTGGTTCCCATCCGTTGGTGGTGAAGGCCGTGAGCCTGGACAACCACAATGGCAACCCGGTGCTGTCTGTAGCCGATGCCAACCGCGTACTGATCGAAAACGGTGCAACGGGCTTCCTGGATAAGACCAATGTGGTATTTGTACGTTAATTATACGTATTTCTAATAATAAATAATTATAAATTAGCGGGGATTGTGCTATAATCATAGTGGAGAGCTATTCTGAAAGGAAGATGACCACTATGTATGAGTACAATCCCCGTTCTTTGCGTGCAGAAGAGTTTATCAACGATGCGGAAATCCAGGAGACACTGGCTTACGCAGAAGCGAACAAAGAAAACTATGAACTGATTGACGAGATTCTGGAGAAAGCCCGTCCCGTGAAAAAAGGCAGCGGTTATGTGTGCCGTGGCCTCAGCCACCGGGAAGCGTCCGTGCTCCTGGCCTGCGAAAATCCGGAGAAAATTGCCCGGATGTTTGCGATTGCCGAGGAGATCAAGCAGGCATTCTATGGCAACCGCATCGTGCTGTTTGCACCCCTTTATCTGTCCAATTACTGTGTCAATGGCTGTGTCTATTGTCCCTATCATGGGCAGAACAAGCATATCCCGCGCAAGAAGCTCACCAAGGAGGAAGTGAAGGCGGAAGTCATCGCCCTGCAGGATATGGGGCATAAACGCCTGGCGATTGAGGCCGGGGAGGATCCCGTAAACAATCCCATCGAGTATATCCTGGATTGTATTCATACTATCTATAGCATCAAGCATAAGAACGGTGCCATCCGCCGGGTTAATGTCAATATTGCCGCGACCACGGTGGAGAATTATCGCAAGCTCAAGGAAGCGGGTATTGGCACCTATATCCTCTTTCAGGAAACCTATAATAAAGAAAGCTACGGCCGCCTGCATCCCACGGGGCCGAAGCATGATTATGCCTACCATACCGAAGCCATGGATCGCGCCATGGAAGGCGGCATTGATGATGTGGGCATCGGCGTGCTCTTTGGCCTTGATGGTTATAAATACGAGTTTGCCGGCCTGCTGATGCACGCCGAACACCTCGAAGCTGTGCATGGCGTTGGCCCGCATACGATTTCCGTGCCGCGCGTGAAAAAAGCCGATGATATCGATCCGGAGGCTTTTGATAATTCCATCAGCGATGAGATTTTCACGAAGATTGCGGCCTGCATCCGTCTGGCCGTGCCCTATACCGGCATGATCATCTCCACGCGGGAGTCGGAACAGGTGCGCGAAAAGATGCTGCAGGTGGGCATCAGCCAGGTCAGCGGCGCCAGCCGTACCAGCGTGGGCGGCTATACAGAGGAAGAACGTCCCACCGATACGGAGCAGTTCAATGTATCCGACCAGAGAACGCTCGATGAAGTTATCAAATGGCTGATGGAAACGGGCCATATCCCGTCCTTCTGTACGGCCTGCTATCGCGAAGGCCGCACCGGGGATCGCTTCATGAGCCTTTGCAAGAGCGGCCAGATTGTCAACTGCTGCACCCCGAATGCCTTGATGACACTGACGGAATACCTCACGGATTATGCCAGCGAGGAAACGAAAGCCTTGGGCTATAAGCTCATCGATGAGGAACTGAAGAAGATTCCGAGGGAAAAAGTAAGAGAAATTGCCGCAGAACATATCGAAGCCATCAAACATTCGGATAAGCGGGATTTCCGGTTTTAACGATATCTAGGGCTGACCAGTCACTTTTTGATTGGTCAGTCTGTTTTGTTTGGTTAATTTTCCTGTTTGCGGTATAATTAAAGGGACATTTTTGCAAAAAGGCATTGGAGGAACAATGATAACTGTTAAAAATTTTGTGGCGGCATTAAAATATATGCAATTTATAGAAAGCGATGGCGGGTATGCAAAATATTTCCCGGAGTATGACGATTATCTGAAAGTGGATTGGGAAAATAGAAAGCTGATTTACCCGGAGAAGATAAAGGGGCGGGAACGTAACGCTTATTTTGATGAGGCCCATAAGGAAAATATGGTGGTCTTCGAGTGTGTGAATCGTTTGTTGGATAAGGGGTATCGCCCAGAGCACATCGAGCTGGAAAAGGAATGGCACTTAGGGCATGACGCTAAAAGCGGCCGAGCTGATATTTGTGTGACCGGAGCTGACGGAAAGATGCTCTTTATCATTGAGTGTAAGACAGCGGGCCGGGAGTATGATAACGAACTGCGCCAAACACTAATTGATGGAGGTCAGCTTATCTCATACTGGAAGCAAGAAGATGCCTGTCAATGGCTTTTGCTATATGCCTCTGATTGGGAAGATAATCGGATTACCTATCGAACAGACAGCATCTCTTGTAATGACGATAGCAATATGCGGATTGCGCAAAAACAGGACAGTTCCATAAAACTCTATGATGATGCACATACTGTGGAGGATCTTTTTGCTGTTTGGGATGAAACTTATGAGAAACGCCTGTTTGGTGATGTGGTTTTCCGTGATGATACTGTAGCCTATGAGATTGGGGCCAAACCCTTGCGGAAGAAGGATTTGCGGGATTTCAGTGAAAATGACAGAGTGGTAAACCGTTTTGAAGAAATTCTGCGTCACAACAATGTTTCGGATAAGGAAAATGCTTTTAATCGTTTGATTGCCCTCTTTATCTGCAAGCTGGTGGATGAAATTCAAAAAGATGAAGATGATGAGGTGGAATTTCAGTACAAGGTAGGTACGGACACCTATGAAAATCTACAGGATAGGTTACAGCGCTTGCATCGTGACGGCATGGAGAAATTCATGCGGGAACAGATTTTCTATGTAGCTGATGATTACGCAGAAAATTTAATCCAGCAATATACGGGGCAAAAAAGAAACAAGCTGATAGCGGAACTGAAGAAGACTCTGCGTAGTTTGAAATTTTATACCAACAATGAGTTTGCCTTCAAAGATGTGCATAATGAGGAGCTGTTTTATCAGAACGGTAAAATACTGGTGGAAGTAGTACAACTCTTTGAAGAATATCGTATTATAGGTTCTCGTGACCTGCAGACACTGGGGGATCTTTTTGAGCAACTTTTGAGCAAGGGGTTCAAGCAAAATGAGGGGCAGTTTTTTACACCTATGCCAATTACTCGTTTTGTATGGGACAGTTTGCCTTTAAGCGAGATATTGCGGAAAAAAGAGCAGGAATATCCCAAAATCATTGATTATGCCTGTGGAGCTGGGCACTTTCTTACCCAGGGGTATGAGGCGGTAACTGCCCTAGTGCAAAAAGATGAACATGCTTGGGTGAGCGAAAAATTGTATGGTGTAGAGAAGGATTACCGTTTGGCTAGAGTGTCCAAAATCTCCCTCTTTATGCATGGGGCTGGCGATGGCAACATTGTATTTGGCGATGGTTTGGAAAATTACGTGGATAAAAATATCCGTCCGCATAGTTTCGATATTTTGGTGGCTAATCCACCCTATTCGGTGGCGGCTTTTAAGCCGCATTTGAAATTGAAGGACAATGATTTTACCATTCTGCCCAAGATAAGCAACAATGGTTCGGAGATAGAAACGCTTTTTGTGGAGCGCATTGCCCAGCTGTTAAAGCCTCAGGGAGTAGCGGCTGTGATTCTGCCCAGCAGTATTCTAAACAAGGAAAGCGAGAGCTTTATTGCTGCTCGTGAATCTCTGTTGCAAAATTTCCACTTGCGCTCTATCGTGCAGTTGGGGAGCAAGACTTTTGGCGCAACAGGGACGAATACGGTTATTATGTTCCTCGAAAAGTTTGCAGAGCCGCCGAAAAAGATTGACCTTTGTGAGGACAGCGTACAGGCCATATTGACAGCGCAGAGCTTGGAGGACTGGGAAGATAAGGATATTCTTGCGGCATATTTGGATAAAATTCAAGTAGAGAGGAACCTTTACGGCGAATTTGTAACCCGGCAACGTAACTTCAGTGACTGGGCAGATGTACCTTATATAGATGCATATACTCAAGCATTCCTATCCTCAGCAGAATATAGCACAAAGGTTAAGCAAAAGGGCTATCAGGCCAAGAGCGAGGAAGAAAAATTGGAGTGGTGCAATGTTGCTTTCTATGAATTTGCCATCGGCAAAGAAGCGGAAAAGCTTCTGTATTTTTCCTTGGCTTATGGACAGACCACAGTAATTATCACAGCCCCGGACGACAACAAGGGACAGGAAAAATTCCTGGGCTATGGATGGAGCAATCGTAAAGGGCAGGAAGGCATCCAAATCAAAAAGCTGGGAGGATTGCTGTATAATCCGCAGGACAGGCAAGCCGCAGATACATTGGCAGCCGTGGTTCGTGCGTCCTTTGGAACGCAGGAGGAACTGACAGATGATTTGGGGGAATATTATCACTACATGTCAACAACAGATATGCTGGATTTTGGCAGCGTGAATTTTAACAAGGCCATCAAAACCACAAAAGTGCGTCATCAGGTGATAAAGGAAGGAATGACGGCTTACAAGCTAGATGGTAAGGAGTTTTCCGTCAGCATTGGAAATCGTGTAGTGGGCACAGAGATTGAAGAAGATGGCGAATATCCCGTGTATAGTGCTAATGTTTTTGAGGAATTTGGCCGTATCAATAGGCAAAACTTGACAGATTTCAGCCAGCCCTCGGTTATCTGGGGCATTGATGGGGATTGGATGGTCAATTATCTGCCGGAAAATTATCCGTTCTATCCTACGGACCATTGCGGCGTAATTCGGGTAAATACGGATAAGATATTGCCGAAATACCTGGCCCTGGCTTTGCAGGTAGAGGGCGAATACGAAAGATTCTCTCGCAGCAATCGGGCATCTACGGCAAGAATAAAGAGATTGACTGTACAAATTCCCAGCGTTGCTGTGCAAAGCAAAGTGGTGGAGGAAATCGAAGTCATCGATTCGCAGATGACGAAACTGGAGCAGGATATAAAAAAATGTGATGAGGATATTAAATCACGGTTTGTAGAGATGTTTGGCAACCCACATCACAGCGAAAAATATCCGTACAAAAAGGTACAAGAGTTTACAGAAGTTAGAAGTGGTGGAACTCCAAGTCGCAAGCAAGACGCTTATTGGACGAATGGAACCATACGGTGGGTAAAGACTGCGGAGCTTCAAAACAACGAGATTTATGATACTGAAGAAAAAATAACACAAGAAGCAGTAGATAATTCATCAGCAAAGATGTTACCAGAAAATACGATTCTAATTGCCATGTATGGGCAGGGAAAAACGAGAGGTATGACTGCATATCTTAAAGTTGAAAGCACCACTAACCAGGCATGTGCATGTGTATTACCATCTGATGAAATAAATCAGAGATATTTGTGGCGGTATTTTATGATGTCATATGAACAGCTACGAGCAATGGCATTAGGGGCTGGTCAGCCGAACTTAACTGGAGAAATGATAAAGAACTTCCCTGTCCTTATGCCACCATTAGAATTACAGGAAAAGTATGTTTTATTTGCTGAGCAGGCCGACAAATCGAAAAATGATGCGCAAGAGAAGATTTCAAAGCTAAAGCAGGAGAAGAAAGCGGCAATTCAAAAATATTTTAAGTGAAGGGAGACAAATTGTTTTTATGGAGAAACAACTTATATTGAACGAAATAAACATCCATCATTTTAGAGGAATAAATGAACTAAAAATAAATGATTTGTCCTCTGTAAATGTGCTTGCTGGACCAAATAACTGCGGAAAAACCAGCGCATTAGAAGCAATTCGTATTCTGTCCAACCCCAGTGATATTGGACAGTTGATTCGTCTTTCTACCATAAGAGCCAGCGTATCGTCAGAAGCTAGAAAGAAAAATATTGTCCAATATTTGCAAAGTGTTTTTCAAAAAGATACAGAATCTGATGAAGCAAGTGCATCGTATCGTATTAAAATCGGAGCCAATATAAAAAATACAGAATATCTTTATGAAGCCGGTGGTACTGTTGGAAAAATAACAAATACATCAGGCGAACCGCAAACAATGATGGATTTATCTGTAAAGATATCAAATGCATCTAATAAGAAACCTAAATATAAATATGATAAAATTATAAATAATGCAGATACGCTATTCACAGCTGATGAAAACGATTTATATCATGCCATGTATGTGTTTTCTGGTGTGAATTACTACCGTGCTACTGCCTATGCAATAAAAGACTATATCATAGATAATGGCAAGGATGATTTGCTAGAAATTCTTAAGCCGTTTGATGATACCATTAGGGATATTAGTATCATAGATGAAGAGATTTACTTGCATAGTAATATAAATGGAACTCTCCCATTGTTTTCATATGGTGCTGGCATGCAAAAAGCTCTTTGTCTGGCTGTTGAAATTGCCTATTGTAAGCATGGTATCATACTGGTAGATGAAATTGATAATGCAATACATGTTTCGGCATTTAGAGATGTATTCTATTGGTTCTTGAACGCTTGCAGGAAATATCATGTACAGGCATTTATTACTACGCATAGTGCAGAAGCTTTAGATGCGATTTTATCTATTGCACATAGCCATTTCTCACAGGATGATTTATTACGTGTCATTACCTTGAGGAAAGATAATGCTTCGCAAATCACGAGAAGCAAGATACGAACTGGGGAAGAAGCATATAACGACCGAGAAGATTATGAATTGGAGCTGCGAATATGAAATCCGTTATATTATGTGAAGGTCAGGACGACCTTTGGTT
It includes:
- a CDS encoding LPP20 family lipoprotein: MNRICKAMLCLAGSMMFLAASATSTFAMGNGTGEIDYEGGVVRAQGMGIAPAKAVNMAQARIMARRAAVVDGWRQLAETVKGVDIDSETTLEMNMVQSDVVRSKMSASIKGARVVEEHMEADGAYVVTMEVPMFGVSGSVAAAAMPKPEVKESFPQPVADVAPAAPVTHSVHVDVTVNTQAPAPVQGTSAAAAPSGKAVGGFTGLIVDCRGLGLKPVMSPVIKNANGQPIYGYKNLDYDGVIANGMAGYTSDMSRGVSRAGSHPLVVKAVSLDNHNGNPVLSVADANRVLIENGATGFLDKTNVVFVR
- the hydG gene encoding [FeFe] hydrogenase H-cluster radical SAM maturase HydG, translated to MYEYNPRSLRAEEFINDAEIQETLAYAEANKENYELIDEILEKARPVKKGSGYVCRGLSHREASVLLACENPEKIARMFAIAEEIKQAFYGNRIVLFAPLYLSNYCVNGCVYCPYHGQNKHIPRKKLTKEEVKAEVIALQDMGHKRLAIEAGEDPVNNPIEYILDCIHTIYSIKHKNGAIRRVNVNIAATTVENYRKLKEAGIGTYILFQETYNKESYGRLHPTGPKHDYAYHTEAMDRAMEGGIDDVGIGVLFGLDGYKYEFAGLLMHAEHLEAVHGVGPHTISVPRVKKADDIDPEAFDNSISDEIFTKIAACIRLAVPYTGMIISTRESEQVREKMLQVGISQVSGASRTSVGGYTEEERPTDTEQFNVSDQRTLDEVIKWLMETGHIPSFCTACYREGRTGDRFMSLCKSGQIVNCCTPNALMTLTEYLTDYASEETKALGYKLIDEELKKIPREKVREIAAEHIEAIKHSDKRDFRF
- a CDS encoding restriction endonuclease subunit S — protein: MQKGIGGTMITVKNFVAALKYMQFIESDGGYAKYFPEYDDYLKVDWENRKLIYPEKIKGRERNAYFDEAHKENMVVFECVNRLLDKGYRPEHIELEKEWHLGHDAKSGRADICVTGADGKMLFIIECKTAGREYDNELRQTLIDGGQLISYWKQEDACQWLLLYASDWEDNRITYRTDSISCNDDSNMRIAQKQDSSIKLYDDAHTVEDLFAVWDETYEKRLFGDVVFRDDTVAYEIGAKPLRKKDLRDFSENDRVVNRFEEILRHNNVSDKENAFNRLIALFICKLVDEIQKDEDDEVEFQYKVGTDTYENLQDRLQRLHRDGMEKFMREQIFYVADDYAENLIQQYTGQKRNKLIAELKKTLRSLKFYTNNEFAFKDVHNEELFYQNGKILVEVVQLFEEYRIIGSRDLQTLGDLFEQLLSKGFKQNEGQFFTPMPITRFVWDSLPLSEILRKKEQEYPKIIDYACGAGHFLTQGYEAVTALVQKDEHAWVSEKLYGVEKDYRLARVSKISLFMHGAGDGNIVFGDGLENYVDKNIRPHSFDILVANPPYSVAAFKPHLKLKDNDFTILPKISNNGSEIETLFVERIAQLLKPQGVAAVILPSSILNKESESFIAARESLLQNFHLRSIVQLGSKTFGATGTNTVIMFLEKFAEPPKKIDLCEDSVQAILTAQSLEDWEDKDILAAYLDKIQVERNLYGEFVTRQRNFSDWADVPYIDAYTQAFLSSAEYSTKVKQKGYQAKSEEEKLEWCNVAFYEFAIGKEAEKLLYFSLAYGQTTVIITAPDDNKGQEKFLGYGWSNRKGQEGIQIKKLGGLLYNPQDRQAADTLAAVVRASFGTQEELTDDLGEYYHYMSTTDMLDFGSVNFNKAIKTTKVRHQVIKEGMTAYKLDGKEFSVSIGNRVVGTEIEEDGEYPVYSANVFEEFGRINRQNLTDFSQPSVIWGIDGDWMVNYLPENYPFYPTDHCGVIRVNTDKILPKYLALALQVEGEYERFSRSNRASTARIKRLTVQIPSVAVQSKVVEEIEVIDSQMTKLEQDIKKCDEDIKSRFVEMFGNPHHSEKYPYKKVQEFTEVRSGGTPSRKQDAYWTNGTIRWVKTAELQNNEIYDTEEKITQEAVDNSSAKMLPENTILIAMYGQGKTRGMTAYLKVESTTNQACACVLPSDEINQRYLWRYFMMSYEQLRAMALGAGQPNLTGEMIKNFPVLMPPLELQEKYVLFAEQADKSKNDAQEKISKLKQEKKAAIQKYFK
- a CDS encoding AAA family ATPase translates to MEKQLILNEINIHHFRGINELKINDLSSVNVLAGPNNCGKTSALEAIRILSNPSDIGQLIRLSTIRASVSSEARKKNIVQYLQSVFQKDTESDEASASYRIKIGANIKNTEYLYEAGGTVGKITNTSGEPQTMMDLSVKISNASNKKPKYKYDKIINNADTLFTADENDLYHAMYVFSGVNYYRATAYAIKDYIIDNGKDDLLEILKPFDDTIRDISIIDEEIYLHSNINGTLPLFSYGAGMQKALCLAVEIAYCKHGIILVDEIDNAIHVSAFRDVFYWFLNACRKYHVQAFITTHSAEALDAILSIAHSHFSQDDLLRVITLRKDNASQITRSKIRTGEEAYNDREDYELELRI